The Panicum hallii strain FIL2 chromosome 9, PHallii_v3.1, whole genome shotgun sequence genome has a window encoding:
- the LOC112874562 gene encoding probable BOI-related E3 ubiquitin-protein ligase 2, producing the protein MAFFSHHHLQQPHPQQAPPPPQHQQQPVLPSFRNALPVPVDGQIPAPLAFFNPPPAFPEQPAQAPLVDAVGLTAAAGLGWRQPREQELLGENSQMSSIDFLQTGSAVSTGLALSLEDRRHGGGGGGAGNSSGDSPLLLLPMLDDDISREVQRLDADMDRFIKAQSERLRQSILEKVQAKQFEALASVEDKILRKIRDKEAEVETINKRNSELEDQIKQLAVEVGAWQQRAKYNESMINALKYNLEQVCAHQSKDFKEGCGDSEVDDTASCCNGGAVNLQLMPKENRQPKDLTACRVCKSSEACMLLLPCRHLCLCKECESKLSFCPLCQSSKILGMEIYM; encoded by the exons ATGGCGTTCTTCTCTCACCACCATCTCCAGCAGCCGCACCCGCagcaggcgccgccgccgccgcagcatcAGCAACAGCCGGTGCTTCCTTCCTTCAG GAACGCGCTGCCAGTGCCGGTGGATGGCCAGATCCCGGCGCCCCTCGCCTTTTTTAACCCGCCGCCCGCCTTCCCGGAGCAGCCCGCGCAGGCACCGC TGGTGGATGCGGTGGGGCTGACGGCGGCCGCGGGGCTTGGGTGGAGGCAGCCGAGGGAGCAAGAGCTGCTTGGGGAGAACTCCCAGATGTCGTCCATCGATTTCCTGCAGACGGGCTCGGCAGTGTCGACGGGGCTGGCGCTGTCTCTGGAGGACCGGcgccacggcgggggcggcggcggggctgggAACTCCTCGGGCGATTCCCCGCTGCTCCTGCTGCCCATGCTGGACGATGACATCTCCCGCGAGGTGCAGCGGCTTGATGCTGATATGGACCGGTTCATTAAAGCTCAG AGTGAACGGCTGAGGCAATCTATATTGGAGAAAGTTCAGGCAAAGCAATTTGAGGCACTGGCCTCTGTTGAGGACAAGATACTACGAAAAATACGGGATAAAGAGGCGGAAGTGGAGACCATTAACAAAAGGAACTCTGAACTTGAGGACCAGATTAAGCAGTTGGCAGTGGAAGTTGGTGCATGGCAGCAAAGGGCCAAGTACAATGAGAGCATGATCAATGCACTCAAGTACAACTTGGAGCAGGTATGTGCCCATCAGAGCAAGGATTTCAAGGAAGGTTGTGGTGATAGCGAGGTAGATGACACGGCATCCTGTTGCAATGGTGGTGCGGTCAATTTGCAACTGATGCCGAAGGAGAACAGGCAACCGAAGGATTTGACGGCCTGCAGGGTCTGTAAATCAAGCGAGGCATGCATGCTCTTGCTGCCTTGTCGGCATCTTTGCCTATGCAAGGAGTGCGAGAGCAAGCTAAGCTTCTGCCCCCTGTGCCAGTCCTCGAAGATACTTGGCATGGAGATATATATGTAG
- the LOC112877971 gene encoding protein STRICTOSIDINE SYNTHASE-LIKE 13 yields MEEKRKLQWRRGRDGIVQYPHLFFAALALALVVADPFRLSPLAGVDYRPVKHELAPYVEVMSSWPRDNANRLRRGRLEFVGEVFGPESIEFDGEGRGPYAGLADGRVVRWMGEEAGWETFAVMNPGWSEKVCANGANSTTRKQHDKEEFCGRPLGLRFHRETGELYVADAYYGLMAVGRSGGVATSLAREAGGDPIRFANDLDVHRNGSVFFTDTSMRYSRKDHLNILLEGEGTGRLLRYDPGTGAVHVVLKGLVFPNGLQIAEDQQFLLFSETTNCRIMRYWLEGPRTGELEVFANLPGFPDNVRSNGKGQFWVAIDCCRTPAQEVFAKRPWLRTAYFKFPLTLRMLTRRAVTRMHTVLALLDGEGRVVEVLEDRGREVMKLVSEVREVGRKLWIGTVAHNHIATIPYPLD; encoded by the exons AtggaagagaagaggaagctGCAGTGGCGGCGAGGGCGCGATGGCATCGTGCAGTACCCGCACCTCTTCTTCGCGGCCCTGGCGCTGGCGCTGGTCGTGGCGGACCCATTCCGCCTCAGCCCGCTGGCCGGCGTCGACTACCGGCCGGTGAAGCACGAGCTCGCGCCGTACGTGGAGGTGATGAGCAGCTGGCCCAGGGACAACGCCAACCGGCTCCGGCGCGGCAGGCTGGAGTTCGTCGGCGAGGTGTTCGGGCCAGAGTCCATCGAGTTCGACGGCGAGGGGCGCGGGCCGTACGCCGGCCTCGCCGACGGCCGCGTCGTGCGGTGGATGGGCGAGGAGGCCGGGTGGGAGACGTTCGCCGTCATGAATCCTGGCTG GTCAGAGAAAGTCTGCGCCAATGGAGCGAACTCAACGACGAGAAAGCAGCACGACAAGGAGGAATTCTGCGGCCGACCGCTCGGGCTGAGGTTCCACAGGGAGACCGGCGAGCTCTACGTCGCCGACGCGTACTACGGGCTCATGGCCGtcggccggagcggcggcgtggcgacCTCCCTCGCGAGGGAAGCCGGCGGGGACCCGATCCGGTTCGCGAACGACCTCGACGTCCACCGGAACGGCTCCGTGTTCTTCACCGACACGAGCATGAGATACAGCAGAAA GGATCATTTGAACATCCTGCTAGAAGGAGAAGGCACCGGGAGGCTGCTCAGATACGACCCCGGAACAGGTGCTGTCCATGTCGTGCTCAAGGGTCTGGTCTTCCCAAACGGCCTGCAGATCGCTGAGGACCAACAGTTTCTTCTCTTCTCCGAGACAACAAATTGCAG GATCATGAGGTACTGGCTGGAAGGCCCAAGAACGGGCGAGCTGGAGGTGTTCGCGAACCTGCCGGGGTTCCCCGACAACGTGCGGTCCAACGGCAAGGGCCAGTTCTGGGTGGCCATCGACTGCTGCCGGACGCCGGCGCAGGAGGTGTTCGCCAAGCGGCCGTGGCTCCGGACGGCGTACTTCAAGTTCCCGCTGACGCTCAGGATGCTCACGCGGAGGGCCGTCACGCGGATGCACACGGTGCTCGCGCTCCTCGACGGCGAGGGGCGCGTCGTGGAGGTGCTCGAGGACCGGGGCCGCGAGGTCATGAAGCTGGTGAGCGAGGTGCGGGAGGTGGGGCGCAAGCTCTGGATCGGGACCGTGGCGCACAACCACATCGCCACGATCCCCTACCCCCTGGACTAG
- the LOC112874563 gene encoding glycine-rich selenoprotein-like, translated as MAYVERGVVKDKRTIWRLSIISDFFRAVVNFIRIFVLTMFSVEKTDNYRKGYGSGKKWDGGPGGGGRGPYGGGGGGGGGGFGGGGGGGSRGPRTLSDIRSNDHSSLPACGSCCG; from the exons ATGGCTTACGTCGAGAGAG GTGTTGTGAAAGACAAGCGGACTATATGGCGACTGAGCATAATCTCTGACTTCTTTCGAGCTGTTGTGAACTTCATCAGAATCTTCGTTCTCACAATGTTCTCT GTGGAAAAAACAGACAACTACAGGAAAGGATATGGTTCTGGTAAGAAATGGGATGGTGGACCCGGTGGTGGTGGACGCGGCCCAtatggcggtggaggtggcggcggtggtggaggcttcggcggaggtggtggaggtggttcCCGTGGTCCTCGCACACTATCTGACATTCGATCCAATGACCACA GTTCTCTCCCCGCTTGTGGATCCTGCTGCGGCTAA
- the LOC112875287 gene encoding uncharacterized TPR repeat-containing protein At1g05150-like — protein MALSASAASAGRGSRAEKVRRIFERFDANGDGGLDRDEMAKLVVAVNPRVKFSEDQISAILDEVFRTYAEFILPDGRGLSLPGLLRTYDDGAGDVDRDFLALSLPAVDSDASSPEIAPGDAVAPSSPPSGAAVAASLLDDHVKPLGAGGGAPPSFSSRAAAAAPAWATSPNHGIAFDSSWGLLDDLEILVKRLRSKQQRKGSADGSGAGNSNFDSFSEAGWSREISGAADSASSAAPWDETSRDYLTFVKELAVLRTRADASRSREEAFDNHMVIGRALSEHRLFRDALASFRRACELQPTDVRPHFRAGNCLYALGRHAEAKEEYLLALEAAEAGGSQSADILPQIHVNLGIAMEAEGMVLGACEHYREAAILCPSHARALKLLGSALFGVGEYRAAEKALEEAIFLKPDYADAHCDLGSALHAVGDDDRAIQEFQKAIDLKPGHVDALYNLGGLNMDAGRFVRAAEMYTRVLSIRPNHWRAQLNKAVALLGQGESEEAKKALKEAFKMTQRVEVYDAISHLKALQKKPKASKGKDDGLGEQAYVVVEASKFKRVGRKTTLRQDLANALDIRAFERMTKLGRCDVELVRKEMNETDVPVSYSGTGIPEKSIRKAALEVILRRLLSFLKPDTFQGAIKAINERILSVLDAPGSGRIDLGMFFAIIAPICSGPVERRKRVVFDALLWRPASEGSNGQIRRSDALTYIKLLRAVYIPTHGASDMLEMHGESDPTMVSYTEFLEMFNDPDWGFGILSTLVKLEESDHIRHGHHTCSICRYPIIGSRFKETKHAFSLCNRCYSEGKVPSAYKLEEYRFKEYGNESEALIDKCMCFNLHSKKLETDA, from the coding sequence ATGGCGCTGTCCGCGTCGGCGGCGTCGGCCGGCCGCGGGTCGCGGGCGGAGAAGGTGAGGAGGATCTTCGAGCGCTTCGACGCCAACGGGGACGGCGGGCTGGACCGGGACGAGATGGCCAAGCTCGTCGTCGCCGTCAACCCGAGGGTCAAGTTCAGCGAGGACCAGATCTCCGCCATCCTCGACGAGGTGTTCCGCACCTACGCCGAGTTCATCCTCCCCGACGGCAGGGGCCTCTCCCTGCCGGGGCTGCTCCGCACCTACGACGACGGCGCGGGCGACGTCGACCGCGACTTCCTCGCGCTCTCCCTGCCCGCCGTCGACTCCGACGCATCCTCACCGGAGATCGCCCCGGGGGACGCCGTCGCACCCTCCTCCCCGCCCTCCGGCGCGGCCGTCGCCGCGTCGCTGCTCGACGACCACGTCAAGCCGCTCGGCGCCGGCGGGGGTGCCCCGCCGTCGTTCAGCTCacgcgccgcggccgccgcgccggcgtgGGCGACCTCGCCCAACCACGGCATCGCCTTCGACTCCTCGTGGGGGCTCCTCGATGACCTGGAGATACTCGTCAAGCGCCTCCGCTCGAAGCAGCAGCGGAAGGGCTCCGCTGACGGAAGCGGCGCCGGCAACAGCAACTTCGACTCCTTCTCTGAGGCCGGGTGGTCCAGGGAGATCTCCGGCGCGGCGGATTCGGCATCCAGCGCCGCGCCGTGGGACGAGACGAGCCGCGACTACCTCACCTTCGTCAAGGAACTCGCCGTGCTCCGCACGCGCGCGGACGCCTCTCGCTCGCGTGAGGAGGCCTTCGACAACCACATGGTCATCGGCCGGGCGCTTTCTGAGCACCGCCTCTTCCGAGACGCCCTAGCCAGCTTCCGCCGCGCCTGCGAGCTGCAGCCTACTGACGTCCGCCCCCACTTCCGCGCGGGGAACTGCCTGTACGCCCTCGGCCGCCACGCAGAGGCCAAGGAGGAGTACCTCCTTGCCCTTGAGGCCGCGGAGGCAGGAGGCTCCCAGTCCGCGGACATCCTCCCACAGATCCATGTCAACCTAGGCATAGCCATGGAGGCCGAGGGGATGGTACTTGGTGCCTGTGAGCACTACAGAGAGGCAGCTATACTGTGTCCATCCCATGCCCGGGCGCTCAAGCTCCTGGGGAGTGCTCTCTTTGGTGTTGGGGAGTACCGCGCAGCGGAGAAGGCATTGGAGGAGGCCATCTTCTTGAAGCCAGACTATGCTGATGCGCACTGTGACCTTGGGTCAGCCCTGCATGCAGTAGGGGATGATGACCGTGCTATTCAGGAGTTCCAGAAGGCAATCGATCTCAAACCCGGGCATGTTGATGCCCTATACAATCTTGGTGGATTGAACATGGATGCAGGTCGTTTTGTGAgggctgcagagatgtatactCGTGTGCTGAGCATCCGACCAAACCATTGGAGGGCACAGCTAAACAAGGCAGTGGCTTTGCTTGGGCAAGGGGAGTCTGAAGAGGCCAAGAAGGCACTCAAGGAGGCATTTAAGATGACACAAAGGGTTGAGGTGTATGATGCCATCTCTCATCTGAAGGCACTGCAAAAGAAGCCAAAGGCGTCCAAAGGAAAAGATGATGGTCTAGGTGAGCAGGCCTATGTTGTTGTGGAGGCATCCAAGTTCAAAAGGGTTGGCAGGAAGACTACCTTGCGACAGGATTTGGCTAATGCCTTAGATATAAGGGCCTTTGAGAGGATGACAAAGCTAGGTCGCTGTGATGTGGAGCTGGTTAGGAAAGAGATGAATGAGACTGATGTCCCTGTATCTTACTCAGGCACTGGCATCCCTGAGAAGTCAATACGGAAAGCAGCTCTTGAGGTTATTCTCCGCAGGCTACTCTCGTTTCTCAAGCCAGATACCTTTCAAGGAGCTATCAAGGCAATCAACGAAAGAATTCTCTCAGTCCTTGATGCCCCTGGCTCTGGTCGGATTGATCTTGGAATGTTCTTTGCTATCATTGCTCCAATCTGTTCTGGCCCAGTGGAAAGGCGCAAACGTGTCGTCTTTGATGCACTTCTTTGGCgtcctgctagcgaaggcagcAATGGCCAGATTAGGAGGAGCGACGCGCTTACTTATATTAAGCTTCTTCGAGCTGTTTATATACCCACCCATGGGGCTAGTGACATGCTCGAAATGCACGGTGAGTCTGACCCCACGATGGTATCATACACAGAGTTCCTAGAGATGTTCAATGACCCAGATTGGGGATTTGGGATCCTCAGCACTCTGGTGAAGCTTGAAGAGAGTGATCACATACGTCACGGCCACCACACATGCTCCATCTGCCGGTACCCTATCATTGGATCACGGTTCAAGGAAACGAAACATGCGTTCAGCCTGTGTAACCGGTGCTACAGTGAAGGGAAAGTTCCATCAGCGTACAAGTTGGAGGAGTACAGGTTCAAAGAATATGGTAATGAATCTGAGGCCCTCATCGATAAGTGCATGTGCTTCAATTTACATTCTAAGAAGTTGGAAACTGATGCTTGA